The following nucleotide sequence is from Candidatus Dormiibacterota bacterium.
TCCCCTGGCCGTTCGACTCGAGCGTAGCCGCGATGGCGTCGACGCCACCCGCGTCGAGGAAGTGTTGAAGCGGCACGATGCCGTCGTTTAGGATCCCGGCGTCGCGATCGAGATTGATCACGCGGGCCAGGTAGGCGCGCTGATGCCAGAGCTCTGGGCCGTTGCTGATCTGCTCGAGCAGGTAGGGGACGATGCTCGCTTCGTCGAGGCGCTCTCGCATTGCGGGAACGCCGAACTTCGTTTCGGCCAGGTGCCGGGCCAGCACGCGGGCGTTGTACCGATAGCCCTGAACGGCCCCGGAGTTGCTCGGGATACCGTGCTTCTTGAGTCCCCCGGCGCCCTGGGTGATCGTTCCGGCGAAGAAAATGCCAGGCCTGGTCGCGCTTTCCCAGAAGGGCGTCTGGGCCGGAAGCCGGCTCGGGCCGAAGGTCGCCACCCCCAGCGCGGGCAGGTCGCGAAGGGGCGCGACGAATCCAGTTGCGGCGATGACGTCGTCCGCCGCCATGGTGAGCTCCCGCCCGGCCGCATTCCGAGTGCGGACCCGATACCCGGCGCCATCCTTCATGACCTCTTCGATGGTCGTGTCGAGAAGGATGACCCCGCCCGCCAGCGCCGCGTCCTCGTAGGGCTGAACATAGCGGGCGCGCACACCGACCAGGGTGTGCGTGTTGACGGAGAGCTTGGTCGGGCTCGGGGAAGC
It contains:
- a CDS encoding NAD(P)-binding domain-containing protein — its product is PGLEQVPHYGDFRPVETYKDRRVFIVGKQNSGFEIATGLLPWARQLVLASPSPTKLSVNTHTLVGVRARYVQPYEDAALAGGVILLDTTIEEVMKDGAGYRVRTRNAAGRELTMAADDVIAATGFVAPLRDLPALGVATFGPSRLPAQTPFWESATRPGIFFAGTITQGAGGLKKHGIPSNSGAVQGYRYNARVLARHLAETKFGVPAMRERLDEASIVPYLLEQISNGPELWHQRAYLARVINLDRDAGILNDGIVPLQHFLDAGGVDAIAATLESNGQGNPYPVVYVRKAGSVTEHALAPDPLLDFTGREHQDELRNALEPVLSGAASPA